In one window of Microcaecilia unicolor chromosome 9, aMicUni1.1, whole genome shotgun sequence DNA:
- the LOC115477055 gene encoding LOW QUALITY PROTEIN: uncharacterized protein LOC115477055 (The sequence of the model RefSeq protein was modified relative to this genomic sequence to represent the inferred CDS: inserted 1 base in 1 codon) yields the protein MKPQGNPNCQLGKCNPVAITFRGVTSATYRAYSLGIDATGRDPIATFSIVAPPKTEKGNPLMPAKAPEIKIPYEVHRITNAKDLFECIRYFCAEARAEPIVVPFPLDSTNHPDGFKCMLWLFQGTKPTEKACQELDKQYPEMPLRMGIPPAFRKPDPEMVFPTCITRNPKCNPKLVGNLTSCNVTLENSFDLVNFTSFIHPRADVWWYCGSNAIYHTLSLKWKGKCALVKLVIPHTIASLRPPDDTRRTKKSTLPSGSFDDRVYIDAIGVPRGVPDEFKARNQIVAGFESVFFWWATINKNVDWINYIYYNQQRFVNYXGIAAQLDATSRMTLENRMALDQNLAADGGVYKKIGTQCCTFIPNNTAPDGSITRALEGLSSLSEELAINSGVDTSWTGWLDKAFGKWKTFIISAATTVIVVIAIFVLIGCCIILCVRNLVERLIETAIHKKEPTGQYVLYENLILNPAGTDTSDYLPMDRSNCYAADAVERPVSI from the exons ATGAAACCACAGGGTAACCCTAATTGTCAACTGGGTAAATGCAATCCTGTTGCCATCACATTCAGAGGTGTAACATCAGCCACCTACAGAGCCTATTCACTTGGTATAGATGCTACAGGAAGGGATCCTATTGCCACCTTCAGCATAGTTGCTCCTCCCAAAACTGAGAAGGGCAACCCCCTGATGCCAGCTAAGGCCCCAGAAATTAAAATTCCTTATGAAGTCCACCGAATTACTAATGCCAAAGATTTG TTTGAATGTATCCGTTATTTCTGCGCTGAAGCTCGTGCAGAACCTATAGTGGTTCCATTCCCGTTAGATTCAACCAATCATCCAGACGGATTTAAGTGTATGTTGTGGCTGTTTCAGGGAACCAAACCCACCGAAAAGGCTTGTCAAGAACTAGATAAGCAATACCCTGAAATGCCTCTTCGAATGGGAATCCCACCTGCATTCAGAAAACCAGACCCTGAGATGGTGTTCCCAACCTGTATAACCAGGAACCCAAAGTGTAATCCAAAGTTAGTAGGTAATCTAACTTCCTGCAATGTTACACTAGAAAACAGTTTTGATCTAGTGAACTTCACCAGCTTCATTCATCCCAGAgctgatgtatggtggtattgtgggtCTAACGCCATTTATCATACTTTGAGCCTAAAGTGGAAGGGGAAGTGTGCCCTAGTTAAACTAGTAATCCCTCATACAATTGCTTCTTTGCGCCCTCCTGATGATACACGTAGAACAAAAAAAAGTACATTACCTTCTGGATCCTTTGATGATCGTGTGTACATTGATGCAATTGGTgttccaagaggggtccctgatgagttTAAAGCCAGGAACCAGATAGTGGCTGGATTTGAGtctgttttcttttggtgggctaccaTCAATAAGAATGTAGACTGGATTAATtacatatattacaaccagcagagatttgtcaatT AAGGAATAGCAGCCCAATTAGATGCCACTAGCAGAATGACGCTTGAAAACAGGATGGCGCTTGACCAGAATTTGGCGGCAGACGGAGGAGTGTATAAAAAGATTGGTACCCAGTGTtgtacctttatccccaacaatactgcacCAGATGGATCGATTACCAGAGCTTTAGAAGGCCTCAGTTCACTTTCTGAGGAACTCGCAATCAACTCTGGGGTTGATACATCTTGGACAGGTTGGttggataaagcttttggtaaatggaagacattcatCATCTCAGCAGCTACCACCGTTATAGTGGTGATAGCAATTTTTGTGCTTATAGGATGCTGTATAATCCTGTGTGTCAGAaacttagtagaacgcttaattgaaactgctatTCACAAGAAAGAACCTACAGGACAATATGTCTTGTATGAGAATCTCATACTTAACCCTGCTGGGACAGATACCTCAGATTATCTCCCAATGGATAGGTCAAACTGCTATGCAGCAGATGCAGTAGAAAGACCTGTATCTATTTAG